The following DNA comes from Lonchura striata isolate bLonStr1 chromosome 4, bLonStr1.mat, whole genome shotgun sequence.
TCTATGCAGCATTcataaaacaggagaaaaattgGGATGGAAAGAATGTAATAGAAATAGCAGTGCTAAATTTCTTTTGTATCCCTGCTTTTGCTGTAGTGAGGTGCTCAATATAGTGAATAGAATGCATTGTACACATTTTTGCTTCTTTGAAAAAATAGTTAATCTCTCCTTTTTGGAATTGTCAGTTGAGAGAGAATGAAGTTCCACAAAGTTAAAATCTTCAGTGGAGTTATTTGAAGACTAAGATTAAATTGTTGTTGCTAAAAAAATAAGTAAGCTTAAGAATGGGTTTGTGAAATAAttggcatttaaaaatatagatGTCAGAGCTTTGGGCTCTGCTTCTGGAATGCTTCAATCTCTTCCAACACTTCTTCAtgctttggtttttgttttgttttgtgtttttttttttttttttcttttctgtagtgCATATGTTGTTCTTTTGGTTTTCTAAACCTAGATAATACTTTAATGGTTTGGGATAGAAACCAGAGAAAGggacttttaaaaatttggGGACATTCTATTCCTTTTCTTGGAGCTTAAAGCTCTTAAGACCTactgggatttttgttttggttttgagcTTGCCTGTTTTCAGAAGGGCATTCAGAAGGCCCTATGTTTCTTCATAAGACTTACATGGGCTCAGAGGGCCATCAGGACTGCTGAGCCCATTGACACTTTGAATGCAGCTGCCTAGTTGAAAGGCTTAACCCAGGTACTTTTACTTTGTAAAAGTACAAATTTTGTAGGATGGGGTAGCATGTGGTCATCTGTGGCATAGGTGACAGGATCATCTGCAAGCTTTTTAAGGTCTGCCCTTTCAGATGACGTAATATTACATCTGAAGCTTAGATGTAAGATTCCAGAAGTTAACTGGATCTTTTTGGGAAGCTGCTCAAGAAAAACTTTCAGAAATCACATGATAGTTGCATGTTGCAGGCTATACAAGCTGCCTGAAGCCAGGTATCACAAGAAGTGACATGACGGGTGGAACCAATAGCCCAGCAGTAATGCATCTCACCAGTGCACACAAGACGTGTAAAAACCAGGAGGAGGCAGAAGCCATGGTGCTGTGGAGAAAGCATGACATAGGCACCATCACAGAAACGTGGTGGGGTAATTGTCATGACTGGAGTGGTGCAGTGGATGGTTATAAGCTCCTCAGAAGGGGCATGCAAAGAAGGAGAGGTGGTGGGGTGACCCTCTACATTAGGGAGTATTTCAGCTGTGTAGCACTCAAAGATAGTGATTATAAGGCTGAGTGCCTGTGAGTGAGAACCAGAGACATGGCCAACAAGGCAGTCATCCTGAGGGTTGTCTCTAGTGGACCACCCTGCCAGGATGAAGAGGCAGATGAAGTATTCTGTAAGCAGCAGGGTGGTGTTTCATGATGGCTAGTGCCTGTTCCTGTTCAAGACTTTAACTTGCTGGATATATGCATTTCCAAAAGTGTTTTactcctttgttttttgtttttttaaagcactcCTTAGGTGCTTTAGAGAGTTATCTTTGAGGTCTTCAAAATTGATCTCTGCTTCTGTTGCGCAATAGTGTTTTCAGCTTTATACAATATCTAACCAGAATAAGACTCCTTTCAGTTCTTTGGCTTTGTGATTCTTAAAACCATAGGAGATTCCAGAATTTCTGGTTTTATGTTGTGATTTGAGGAGCATGTTTTCAATTCCTCTTAACTAGTGTTATTTGAGAAGTGGCAAAATATCTGAGTGACctttaaaaattctgtatttttaagtcATGTTTAACTAGAACCTTACCTGGAAATTCCTTTTTTCTACCTTTGTTTGCCATAGCAACAAACTATATGTGGTTTAAGTGAGACCATccattttgtaaaatattctgGTTCTCTGGCCTTGTATAGTTGCTTCCACTGtctttgtgtttggttttgttacATATTTATGGATTGTAGCTTACTAAACTGTTTCAACAGTGACATCTGTTGTAAAGAGTAGGAGAAAAGGGCCTCTGGCTAGATGGGACTGGTAGTCTTTGATACTGgataattttgtttgtttgaattaAGTTTCCTTCCTGTGCTCTGGAGTGTGAGTTACAGGAGACTGCCATGAAAAGCAGGCTCCTTGTCCACACTAAAACATGAACACTGACATGTGGATCCTGGTACAATGTAACCATGGAGCCATGGCTTTTTGAATGTAAATTGAAATTTCTCCTAATTTTAAGTACTGAAAGTCTGCAGTGTGTATGGCTATGTCAACCAAGATGGTGACCAGGTGACCACTGTATATAAATAAGGTTTGCAATATAAAATTCCAAGTAATGATGACTCCTAAGTGGCTTTAGCTTCAAATGGCTCTAccttaaagggaaaaaataacacACGTTAATTGCTTGTTTGTAATGGTTAAGATTTTTTAGCCCCTAATAGTGTTTGACAAATTTGCTTAGAAGTAGTAGTTTTGAAATTGTGATGGGTTGGCTTAAGTAAAGTTTTCTGGTCTAACATATGAGCTGTGTGCAATAAGGTGGCACTAAATTTTTTTACTGGGCTCACTATGGAATTGTCTCTAGCAACTTCATGTAATTAATTGCAGAATTATAAATGCCTAGAGCTAAAAGAGTGAAGAGCAAAACTATTATACTGAAAGTGTATTTGGATCTGTTTTTACACAAAtatttggaaatgttttctaTTGCTTGCAGGTGGCACTTCATATTTCATTATGGATCGTTTTGAAGACATATCAGATGGTGAAGTGGATCATGCCTTCTTTGACAGTGACtttgaggaagagaaaaagaaagctgaagaaaatggTGAATAtatagagaaagaaaatacaaaggcAGCTATTGCAGACACTGATCTGGTTTCTAATTCAAAGGATAAAAAATGTTGTGAggagaaaactgaagaaaagaagATAGATTTGCAAAGGGATCAGTCCCTAGAAAATAGCGAAGAACCTTTTGAAGATGCTTCCTCTTTGACAGTTTCTCCAGTTGCAGAGAATGCAGGTACATCTGGAATAACACCTGCAGCAACAGAGGAGATTGCCCCTGCTGGAATTCCTAAAATAGTtaaagaaggtgaagaagattACTATACAGATGAAGAAGATAGTAGTGATGATAGCAAAAAACAGGTTAGACCAAAGTCAGCTAAGCAACCAAACAACATAAAAAAGGCTAGCAAAAAATATACTATCagctcctcctcttcttcttcctcctcctcatcttcctcatcatcatcctcaaGCTCAGATACAGATGGTTCTGACACAGATTCTGATAGCTGTTTATCAGATTTATCGCGTTCTTCCCCAGAAAGGAATGCTTGTAGAAATGCTCTTCTGTCTCCGAAACAAAAATTCAAGTCAGCAATGAAATTAGCAGAAGGAAAACCACAGCTTGGTGATGACCTGGAGGAGTCTGAAGACACAGTGACTGATGTAACACCTCTGTCAACTCCAGACATCAGTCCTATCCAGTCTTTTGAATTTGTAGCATCAAATGATAAGAAACTAAAAGTAAAGAGACAGGAAAATGTGAACCAAGAATTATATGGTAATTTGGAGAATTTAAGTACGACACTAAATGTGCAAAACCTATAGGGCTGGGAAATTCAATCttatatctgtatttttttcattagatTCCGAGTTTGATCGCAGATATAGTCGAAAAGTATTGCATGATGCCATGGACCTGAATCAGCTTCtgaaaggtgatttttttataaacttttttatatgtttatagAAATACAACATCTGCCAGTTGTTGAGAACAGCTGTGCTCTAATACACATAGAGAGTGGAGTTTTCATATGCCACGTGTATTTTTAATACTGGTTGCTGTTTAAGTGGTATTGATCTAATTCTTTGAATTCTTCTCTATGTAATAGTACTGATTCTGCGGTAGAGAAAAGAAGCATGCTTTGGTTTGCATCTACCTAGAAGTAAGATACACAGGgcaaatcttaaaaatatttgaaatattaataaattggACAATAAAACTGCACATGTATTTTAAGGTGTACTGGACTATGGCACAATTTAATATCTAAATTAAAACATCAACCTTTCTGTTGAAAGGCTGGATTATCAACCTCCAAAACTGAAAGACAATGTAAAATTTCATTGCATTATAAATGGTATTCATATACTTAAACTTCTAGTACCTTTTTGATAATTAAACAAAagcatttgaaattattttctgagctAGGTGTCTGCCTTCTATAATACTATTGGTTGAgtaaaggtattttaaaaagaaaaatagcagaTAATCTTTACTAAAACTCGAGGGGTTGTTTCTGGCTAATAGACTTTAAAAATCTTAATAGTGAAGGCTAAGAAAATTTGCAATCTCTTTCCTTGTATTCATTGTACACCTTCATTATATGGGATGAGAATGCCCTTGATGATCTGATAGGCATACTTTAAGGTCTACATGGtgcttttgcatttgttttcatGGCCCAGAGTTTTCAGTACTAAAATCTGTGGAATAAAAAAAGGCTTGAGTCAAGAAATCTACTGATCTCAGGTGAGGAAAGCCTCTTACAGTTTAGCTCTAGTACATTCCAAGCCAGGTTTGCTGTGTTGAAGTAAGCCTGGCACAACTAAAACTGCACGTATTGTGTTTCTTCACTTTGTACCTTGCCAGACACAGCTTCTAGTGCATAAGGATTTAGAATGTATTGAACACATGGTTTAACTTGCCTATTAAGTAAAAACTGAGATTTTACTTGTATGgaaatttttctgattttaagaAAAGCATCGCTAGTCATCAAGAAGGGTAGAGCTTTTTCTCATCTCTGTCAGTACTTGTGCTTCAGTCATTCTTTCATACTAGAAACAATTCCAACCAGTTGTCAAAACATGATGTCAGAAGAATTGTTGCTAGGCAATTGAAATTATGATGTCCTATGTCCTTATTTGTTCCCTGTTAGCAAGAAGCTATTTAATAACCAGTGATTACCAATGGATTCATCTCATCCCTAAAACAAATGGGTATTATTGCTCAGAAGTAGGTATTCTCAGAGATGAATCTCTGTTGgggagaataatttttttctcaaaactgaAAACTAGTTctaaataacaataataaaggTAGAGTAATGAGGAGTAGAATTCATATGGTCTAGCAGCTAATGTTCCTGATTAATGTGTATATTACTCCCAAGTGCCTCTATATCAGCAAGCAGAACATAGCTTAATTAGTTTGGGCATTTTGAAGTTTAAATTGGGCAGAATTATTAATGGTGGAAAGTAACTATTCGGAAAATAGGAGCTTATCTTATTCCGAGTTATTGCTTGCAGATTTTTTTGTACAcataggggaaaaaatgtgCAAATAATTTTCCCCCACCCATCAGTCTCCATTAAATGTTCATCAGAACTGCATAGGCCTATGGTAGTTCTTGATAAAAgccaaattttcttttctgcatttcttaaTAAGGTAAAATCTCACAAATAAAGTAGTTCTAGTTGGGAGTCTCAGTCTCCCTGTTCTGTATTGCACTATGATTGTATTTAGATGGGTTGAGCTGATAGCAGGTTTGATTATCAATTTTCAGGTAGAAATacagtttttctgttgtttcatGATGTTATATAGATCTTTGTATGTAATTGTTTTGTGATTCCATTATGTTTCCATTTTGCTATCTACCTTAAagatatttcagaaaattaGTAACTGAAAGCAATATTCTAAACGCACAGTAATAAAAAATGTTGGAGTTATTTCCTGTGCTATACTCTTGGGTAATCTGAACACAAAAAGGGAATTAAGAATGGCAATGCAAAGAAATAGATAGTAAAAGATTGTTTTTGAGGGTAATTTCATAAATCACTGTGCTAGAAAGCtgggaataaaataaattggaaaATTTTCTGATGCTATTTTGCTTGATCCTATGTTGTGATGATTATGCAGATAAAGAGATGGGTTAAATATATGAGTGTGAACTAAGCACTCATCTATCTCAACCCATTGTGCTACAGATTTGCTCTCTCTTTAGAGAGATCTTGTGATTTTTGTAGTCCAGAACAGTTGTCTGCTAAAATTGCTCTGTATCTCTTTATCTAAGTTTGTTTGGTATGAATACAATAGGATAGCATGAGGTATATACATTGCTAAAGAATTTAGTACtttgtgttttcttctctgtaaAATGAGGTTGAGACCTGCTTATTTTACAGAAGTGTCTGTGAGAATTAGTCTGTAAATCCATGGTATTAGCTATTATTAACTTGAGGAGGCAGTGTGGTGGGGTAAGTAGGGCAATTGGCCGCGGACTAAAGTTCTGTCCTTGAAGCTCTCACTGACCTCCGTTCTGATAAATCTTTTTACCTCTTCTATGccttagatttttaaaatagaggTTCCTTTGTGAGAAGCTCTGTAATATAAATATCAAAAGCTCTGTGTTTCTGAATAGAATCTATTGTAGAAAATTAAATAGTGGCTTCAACTGAACATGAAGCAATCGTTTTAACTTTTCATATAATTTGTCACTCAGGAAATGGAACAAGTTTTGATAACTGAAACTTTGTTCTCTTTAGGGATATGTTATCTGTGTGCTCATGCATGCTGAACTAGTGTATGTGTAGAAAAGCTGCTAAGCCATATCTAAATTTAAAGTAGACTCTACAATATACCAAAACAGTAGAGCTGAACTAAGCATATATAGCTTTTCTTCAGAATTCATTTAGTGTGTATGTTCAGagtttgaattaattttctatATGTATGTCTATTCATATGCTTGGTTTTTCACAGGCCTAGAAACTAATTTTGAGATAGAAGAACAATTCCTAATTTATTCATATATTTAGAGTTTGAAAAGAGATTGAAAATCTGTGAGATTATGGAGAGATGCCTGCTTCCCCAATGTTGATAAGAAACTTTGtaattatggggaaaaaaagtccagCGCCTGTAAGATATCTTTCTTATGATATCAAGAGATAACTAGCAGCCCTGTTTAAGCATGTTTAAATAGGAACATTTTACCTGAAAAGGACATTCtccttttcttaaaagaaaaacaccaaatCTCCGAAATCTCCTATAAAGAGCTCTGCGGCCTGCAATAATGGATGTTATAGGAAGTATTCATTTATAGAGATACCACAGGGAAATAGTTTCACTCTTAAACTTCTATATGTTGATGAAGAACTTTGATTTATTTAATCCTTTTGTACTTttcaaatgtgataaacatgtggTAGTGTagcaatataaaataaaatatcagtcAAGTGTAAGCATTGAAGCAATTTGTATTTGGATTCCAAATGAGACACTGAAACATGCATGATTTTGATTTTAGCCTTAATACTGTTGGGATGACTGTATCATCCTGTCCTAATGTATTTGACTTGCTAATTATAAGTTGTATTTTATATAAGGTTTGACCTTTCTTATTCTGTAAGGTTCTTTCAATGCTTAgaagtgaaaagaaataaacagcttgtttatgccttaaaaaaaagtcaggtATCTCTCCATGGAAACCAGCTTTCATAGAAATCCTGTGAATAGCaggaaattttcttttcctgcttacCAGCATATGAGAAGTAGACTGCACACTGTGCAAGTTGTTATGCAAACGCTGCTGCTTAATTATCATCTATCCCAAGTTATATTTAAGGTCTGACTGACAATGAAAATAGCTAGTGGTTTAGTTAAATTACTAATTACCCACTGATAGAATATGTATATGATAGGTAAATCATATTTCATTGTCCCAAGACTTACAAACTCTTTAGAAACTTAAATCATAACCTTAAAACTGTAGTTTTATTTCATGTCCTCAGTGGCTGCTGCAAAAATAGTGAGGTAAACCATTCATGCACTTAGGCTTTGTGATTAAAGAGTAGTGTGGGTGCATTGATGAATAAATCATTGAAATAACTATGAAACTCAAACACCTGAGTTATATAACATGAACCGTACTACCAGTATTTAACAGCATTTGgaatcttactttttttttttttttttttgcttattgaTGGTGAattgtttctggttttgtggGCATGTGCTGACCTCACTTAGACACCTACTGTCTTTGCCATGAAAGCAGTGTTGCCAGTGAGTGGTAGTATGCATTCAGTGCATATTGGACATAAATTCCTGCTGTGGATTACCTCATTTTCTGTCATAGCAAGTGTGTGGAGAATAGGAGTATGATGCTGTATAAATGGTGCTTTGCAGAAGCATGTTGGACAGATTTTCAGTCAGATGACTGGAAGCAGTGGCAACTATAACTGCTGATTTGAAATTCAGAGGTCAGAAGTGTCCTTCTGATCCATGGGAGACCTACAGAAGTTTTTCCCCCCTGCTTTCTAGATTACTTCTGTGATTTATTTGAATATCATTTAAGGAGTGGtgatttcttctgcttgtttTGTTAGGAACATGCATGCTGTAGTATTAGTGATGCTCTTTCACAAAAATTACGCAGTATGCATTGTGTTGTCTTGTTTTTCTACTAAGCTTTAGACTCTCCTGTGACACAGTTCCTATGCAGATCAGCGTTGCATTTGTGTGGTTTAAAAAAGACTGTCTATAGGTAGGGTCCAGTAAGTTATGGTTTGCTTTGCTGTGGTGTTGGCAGATTAAATTCTTCCTGAACATAGATCTCAACCAAGTAAAACATAGCTTCACTTAACTAACAGCTTGAAGAACAATAAACCAGGTACTTTTACTGTGTTACCTGATCTAATGCTTTGGTGTATTGCAGCAGCATTGCAGCAAAAAGCTAGTTGTGAAGTTTCAAATGGGTCATATAGAAAGCTAACAATAAAACTATCATTTGAGGAACTGGAGAGTTTTAGATTGCTATTTTAATTCCCTCCCCTTGAAAAAACACTTGCTGCTGCATGTGTTGTATTAGGACTGAATTTCTGATGCAAAATTAAAGAGTCTTCTGTAATTTAGCCATCTGCCCATAGTTTATTTATTGGGTTTTGGCAGTTGTTCGCTAAGGCTTCACTGAATAACTTCACAACAGAACCTTTGTGGTGTTCTTAATTCTTTCActgtattaatatatttttcttgagTTGTGATAAATTCAATATTATGACTGTTAGCAAGCTCTCAACCTCAAGAGTTGCCAGAAAGCTGTTGCCAGTAGTGAAGTCAGTTTCTACGttaggaataaataaataataaggAGGCTAAGAATGAACAACATACAGAAGAAAGTGGGATGAAGTTTCTTCTTGCTTGACACAAGTGGGAAAGACTGTCTTTGTGGTGAGGTGATAAAAGGTATGGATGAAGCACTGTAGAAGTTATATATATTCAAAGGAAAAAGGctaaggaaaggaagaagagatTAATAAAAAAAGGTAAAGTCTGTGTGTTGAGGGGGGAATGTGACTGAAGAAGCTGGAAGATGAGAGTAAAGTTAGTAAAATTTTGTCCTTATGTATATAAGAAGTAATATCCAGTAGAGTAGTGTGTGGATATGTACATAGGTATTCACTCTAATTGCCTGGGAGCTTCTGGTAAAATAGGGGGTGTTTAATGCTACATAAGTTGCATATCACTATCCCCTGGAGATCTGAGTGACAACGAAGTAATGCAGTGCTTGTTGAACCCTGTGTGTAGCAATTTTTTCGGGGTTCCTTGAATCATTGTTTCTAGTAGCATTTACTGCCCAGCTTTGGAGTAAAAGGGAAAGGCTTTTGTTCCATGTCAttgttctggttttattttttcatcacaCCTAACAGCAGTTTATCAGAAAAGTGAACAAGTCAGAAAATAGGTAGTAATTACCTTGAAgctttttttaatctctctcCTGGCTATAGTTCATAGTTATTTCAAAAGTATATACAGTCTCTGCCAAAGTACAACCTGCTATCTAATAGTGAATTAAGAGTCACTGACCAGTGAAGGTATGAAACATGTATTTGTACCTGAAAAAGTCTTTATCCAGAATGCCATTGCTTTAAATTGATTTTCACTAGTTGGCACCTTCCACAGAGGCAAAATAACTGCTGGAAATTTGTGCTGACAGTCATTCAGAAATTTAAATGTCTCTTGTAATAGACTTCATCATCAATAGCGTTGGTGCCACAAGGCTAGGTCAAGACTTGAGTTTAACAACTGCTCTTTGTCTCAACTCGATTTCCACTTTTGCATATAATGTGCAGTCCTCTTTAACCCATGAGATGCTACAGGTATAAGGCAAAAGGTCAAATTACCTTTCATAGCTCCACAATAATACAATTATCAATTATGTAATAGATCTTCAGATAGTTGTTCAATTTACTTTCTTCTAGTTGTATTCTGCAGTGCTGATTTTACTTCTTCCAATAAAGacattctaaaatattttctactgAGGTGTATGCTGCAGATTGATAAGAGTTGTGTGGCTTTagttattttctttgcatttctctTTGTCCCTTGTAGGCTTATCCAGATGAGTCTCATTCCAGGTTTGTCTTATCTAATGGTGTTGATGGGTGTACTAGTTTTACGTTGAGAATAACTTACTAAACTGTAGACATGTTTCTCAAGACATTTATATTGCATTAACCTGTTTGTTGGCACACTTGATCTGTGCTGGTTTGCTTTGTGTCTTGGTTTTGAGGTGATTTGCATCTTCTCTTGacaaacaaaagcagaatttgcTAATGTGAGCAGCCTCACAGAGCTGCCTAGAAACAGTTATTGTGTGTATTGGCTAGCATGCCGATAGCACAAGTTTACTAATTTCCAGATAAATGTTGAAATTCGGTGTTTGGGGTTTTACATTTTGAATACTGTTCTTAAATTTCTCAAAGACAGTAGCAATATTTACTTGCAtcaattctgaaataaaatcagtTGAGATACTGCAATAAATATTCCATTTCATTTTGAAGTaagaaaattgttttcattctttgagtttttttcactgtttgGCTGCCAGGCTGCCTCAGACATCTCTTGCAAACAAATTGCTAATGCAGAAATGTTTGCTATGGAAATATTGTTGCCTGCCTcggtgtttggttttttggttgtatttttttctgctttggatGCTTGTTTTACCTGTGTGGGACTTCCAGGGGTAAGAGTGAGGGATGTCTTCTGAAGGCACAGTTATATTGGAGGAGTGTGGGGAATGACACAAGTAaggcttttttgtctgtgtcTTAGCTCCAAAAATCTGTGTAATCTAACCAGATAATGTACTGCAGATAACGCAGTGGTTTGATGGGGTAACACCATGACAGCAAAACCCttacacagcagagctgctgcagagctttaGAAAGCAAAGGTTTAGAAATAGGTCAACAGCAAAGCTCCAGTGGAACTGTAATAAATATAGCTGGCTCTGGCTAAGAGTGAACTTTTCCAGTTATCTTGCAATTGTGTGCATCAAGTTGCTGTGTATTTTTAAGCGTGCATTCTTTGTATTGAAACCTTACTGTCGTGATTTGATGTTTGCTTACTCTTTTAAATTTCTATGCcccagtaatttttcttttgttatatGTGTTCACTCATTTCTCTCCATCCATTAAATTTACTTTTCATCATTCCTTTTGCATTCCCTCCACCAACATGATGTAATTGCTTTAGGAGTTAAGTATCAACAAAATCACTTCAGGAAGTGCAGTTTGTGCCTCTGAGTCAGTCTTCCCCAGTGTAAGTTTTCTGTCTGAAACATTATATCTATTCTGCCTCTTAACTGAGATAGATACATCAGATAAACTTGGGAGCAAAGTTTAAAACTTTTATGTACAAACATCTAAATACTAATTTATGTTTTAATTCACTAAATACTAGTTTATGTTTAGTCCTGGGTTCCTGAAGCTGTGTTTTCTAATCTGCTTGTTTATTTCACCTTTTGCTATTTTAAAGCTTTCTTACAGTTGgataaaaatgaacaaaaactaACCATCGATCAGCCATCTAAAGGAATAAGGAAAAATTACTCTTTCACAAATGAAGAAGTAAGGCAGATTGATCGGGAAAACCAGCGGTTGCTAAAAGAGCTGTCCAGACAGTCTGCAAGGCCAAGGAGAAGCAGCACGTTGAAGGTGTCTGTACCACCGCCTAGATTGTACCACAGTGCCCTCAACAGGCACAAAGAGCAGCAAAGAATTGAAAGAGAAAACCTGGTAAGTTTTGAGGATGTGGATCAGTAAATTGAGGAGGACTATCTCTTGTCAGATGAGCTGTTGCTAAATATTTAGAAGATTGAGGAGGCAGCACATGTGCATTTACTGCAGTAAGTCTTCAATAAATTTCCAttactgtggtgttggcatagTTGTTCCTGTGGGTGAGTTTCTTAGATTTTCAGGAGAGAGGTTAATAATGGGCTTTCTTTCAGATGGAAGTAGATTTTAGTTTATATGCATTTGCTCTACTTTGGTATCATTTAAGAGGAAGGACTGTTATTGTTAGCACACTCAAAATACTGGATAGCAGTCTGACTGTTCATTCTGCTTCATGCATCATAACTACTAGTTTCCCAAAAACAGGCTTGCATAAAATAACCAATATAATAGCATCAAACTCATATTTGAAATACAGAGGATACAAATTCAAtgtcagttttggtttttggctTATGGCTACCTCAGTCTTTGAATATTGTTGCACTCTGATTGCCATGGTGTAATGGCAATTACAATAGCTttactggaaaacaaaaatt
Coding sequences within:
- the CFAP97 gene encoding cilia- and flagella-associated protein 97; the encoded protein is MDRFEDISDGEVDHAFFDSDFEEEKKKAEENGEYIEKENTKAAIADTDLVSNSKDKKCCEEKTEEKKIDLQRDQSLENSEEPFEDASSLTVSPVAENAGTSGITPAATEEIAPAGIPKIVKEGEEDYYTDEEDSSDDSKKQVRPKSAKQPNNIKKASKKYTISSSSSSSSSSSSSSSSSSSDTDGSDTDSDSCLSDLSRSSPERNACRNALLSPKQKFKSAMKLAEGKPQLGDDLEESEDTVTDVTPLSTPDISPIQSFEFVASNDKKLKVKRQENVNQELYDSEFDRRYSRKVLHDAMDLNQLLKAFLQLDKNEQKLTIDQPSKGIRKNYSFTNEEVRQIDRENQRLLKELSRQSARPRRSSTLKVSVPPPRLYHSALNRHKEQQRIERENLAFLKRLEAVKPTAGMKRSEQLRDYHRHMSYLSSSPSPRRTRSPFSQLSPPRGTSRSSTVQSGLSQRNEKPMSDSASGALQRPKSTNVCAAWL